One genomic region from Leifsonia poae encodes:
- a CDS encoding LysM peptidoglycan-binding domain-containing protein produces the protein MKIEETDGDFSITVSNFATSHPGQVSILLNEPETSVCEQAAYAWNAGETAPERVLTARLPANSPGWTNPSNFVALTIAQSDPLSSEGCDIKGIASAPLTWTLTDPRPSLRPTDSGIEPGAQGEATSTGGTPTSYLVAADDTYRDIAKRFGISVDDLEYLNPDRAQGDYAHPTANPGTSLNLDPANR, from the coding sequence GTGAAGATTGAGGAGACTGACGGAGACTTCAGTATCACTGTCTCGAACTTCGCGACCAGTCATCCAGGTCAGGTCTCCATTCTGCTCAACGAGCCGGAAACATCGGTGTGCGAGCAGGCGGCGTACGCCTGGAACGCTGGTGAAACAGCTCCGGAACGTGTGCTCACGGCCCGGCTGCCAGCAAATTCGCCCGGGTGGACCAACCCCAGCAACTTTGTCGCCCTCACAATCGCACAAAGCGATCCTCTCTCGTCCGAGGGATGCGACATCAAGGGGATCGCGTCCGCGCCTCTGACGTGGACATTGACCGACCCGCGACCGTCGCTCCGACCCACCGATTCAGGCATCGAACCAGGTGCACAAGGGGAGGCAACTTCCACTGGCGGAACCCCAACCTCGTATCTGGTCGCTGCCGACGACACATATCGTGACATCGCGAAACGGTTCGGAATCTCAGTCGACGACCTCGAGTACCTCAACCCCGACCGCGCCCAAGGGGACTACGCCCACCCGACCGCCAACCCGGGAACGTCTCTCAACCTAGATCCGGCGAACCGCTGA
- a CDS encoding class I SAM-dependent methyltransferase: MNRIPLPADLSPVERSALLPALARARDASEPAPILGDQWSRTVVDRLAVEWEGLGLPHKESSTVATRGRIIDDACRAFLEAHTDGVVLDLGSGLDDRAQRVNPTAGSMWFDLDLPSILAVRRRLPERPEVAAEYRELESDAVSSEWLSAIPRDRPLAIVADGFFPFLPPAASRQLVHRLVDRSPSGQLIMNGYTTLARSLMPRVKAIRDLGIDTACGTAFDDPHEPENWHPRIRLVERTMLSRSAYVDKMPRSVRTGIRVMSVFPRLADRSDMGVLRFTF; this comes from the coding sequence ATGAACCGCATCCCACTTCCTGCCGACCTCTCCCCGGTGGAACGCTCCGCCCTGCTGCCTGCGCTCGCGCGCGCACGCGACGCCAGCGAGCCGGCTCCGATCCTGGGCGACCAATGGTCCCGAACGGTCGTGGACCGGTTGGCCGTGGAGTGGGAGGGCCTCGGGTTACCCCACAAGGAGAGCTCCACAGTCGCGACGCGTGGCCGAATCATCGACGATGCGTGCCGCGCCTTCCTGGAAGCGCACACCGACGGCGTCGTCCTCGACCTCGGTTCGGGGCTCGACGATCGGGCGCAACGGGTGAACCCCACGGCCGGATCCATGTGGTTCGACCTCGACCTTCCGAGCATCCTGGCCGTGCGTCGACGTCTGCCAGAGCGGCCGGAGGTGGCAGCCGAATATCGCGAGCTCGAATCGGATGCGGTTTCCTCCGAATGGCTCTCCGCCATCCCCCGGGACCGGCCGCTCGCGATTGTGGCGGACGGCTTCTTCCCATTCCTCCCACCGGCGGCGTCCCGACAACTGGTCCACCGACTGGTCGACAGGTCTCCGAGCGGCCAATTGATCATGAACGGCTACACGACTCTCGCCCGATCGCTGATGCCCCGGGTCAAGGCCATCCGCGACCTCGGCATCGACACCGCCTGTGGAACGGCATTCGACGATCCGCATGAACCCGAGAACTGGCACCCGCGCATCAGGCTGGTGGAGCGGACAATGCTCAGCCGCTCCGCGTACGTCGACAAGATGCCCAGGTCGGTACGCACAGGCATCCGTGTGATGAGCGTGTTTCCGCGACTTGCAGATCGCAGCGACATGGGCGTTCTGCGGTTCACGTTCTGA
- a CDS encoding FAD-dependent oxidoreductase: MSGASSPVDVIVVGAGPSGLVAALRLMDLGLTVLIVDAATAPAQESRAALMHAATIEILAEMGMIEELLERGVRTRAVTLADGGRRLARVPFDELDSPYPFALGIPQNETEAILSSRLEQRGQRVIRGVHVHTIGLIGEAYRVKGTRVHSDEPWEASAAYVVGADGKNSTVREHAGIPYDGASYDEDFILADVELAPSPMPADEARITLSPHGVTVIGLLPSGRHRIVATAPRGRETPREPDRAYLDDLLRTRGITTNTRDAPAWSARFRISHQIARRFRAGNILLCGDAAHVHSPAAGQGMNTGIADAFELARRIAEARAGDTDALDEYERVRTHAAEAVVALTDRITRIALVRTRPARLFRNTAIRLLTRQPGIRRALVRSISGIDRSPLPRPIPPMKDVR, from the coding sequence ATGAGCGGGGCGAGCTCCCCGGTCGACGTGATCGTCGTCGGGGCTGGGCCGAGCGGACTCGTTGCGGCGCTGCGCCTGATGGATCTCGGGCTCACCGTCCTGATCGTCGACGCCGCAACAGCACCGGCGCAGGAATCCCGTGCCGCACTGATGCACGCAGCGACCATCGAGATCCTGGCCGAGATGGGCATGATCGAGGAGCTCCTCGAGCGCGGGGTGCGCACAAGGGCGGTCACGCTCGCCGACGGCGGACGACGACTGGCCAGGGTTCCGTTCGACGAACTCGACAGTCCATACCCTTTCGCGCTCGGAATCCCGCAGAACGAGACGGAAGCGATACTCAGCTCGCGGCTGGAACAGCGCGGACAGCGGGTCATACGCGGCGTGCACGTCCACACCATCGGCCTGATCGGCGAGGCGTACCGGGTCAAAGGCACGCGCGTCCACAGCGACGAGCCGTGGGAGGCGAGCGCCGCATACGTGGTCGGCGCCGACGGCAAGAACAGCACCGTCCGCGAGCACGCCGGCATCCCGTATGACGGCGCCTCCTACGACGAAGACTTCATCCTCGCGGATGTCGAACTCGCCCCGTCCCCGATGCCGGCGGACGAAGCGCGCATCACCCTCTCCCCACACGGGGTGACAGTGATCGGGCTCCTGCCATCGGGTCGACACCGGATAGTCGCGACAGCACCCCGAGGGCGGGAGACTCCCCGCGAACCCGACCGGGCATACCTCGACGACCTCCTCCGCACCCGCGGTATCACCACGAACACCCGGGACGCACCCGCGTGGTCCGCACGGTTCAGGATCAGCCATCAGATCGCCCGACGATTCCGCGCGGGCAACATCCTGCTCTGCGGCGACGCCGCCCATGTTCACAGCCCCGCAGCCGGTCAGGGCATGAACACCGGCATCGCCGACGCCTTCGAGCTCGCACGCAGGATCGCCGAGGCGCGGGCAGGCGACACGGACGCGCTCGACGAATATGAACGAGTGCGGACCCACGCCGCCGAAGCCGTCGTCGCACTCACCGACCGCATCACCAGGATCGCACTCGTTCGGACACGCCCCGCCCGCCTGTTCCGCAACACCGCGATCCGCCTGCTCACCCGGCAACCCGGCATCCGCCGCGCTCTTGTCCGATCGATCTCAGGCATCGACCGCAGCCCGCTCCCGCGCCCTATCCCGCCGATGAAGGACGTTCGATGA
- a CDS encoding helix-turn-helix transcriptional regulator codes for MSTSTNTSTAVLDSLLSSATLAKRLYTTERNLSEWRITGRGPKFIRVGRTPLYRPEAVDEWLLSQEHASTSEEVR; via the coding sequence ATGTCAACATCCACCAATACCAGCACCGCTGTACTCGACTCGCTCCTCAGCTCGGCCACTCTGGCGAAGCGGCTGTACACCACCGAGCGCAACCTGAGCGAATGGCGCATCACCGGCCGCGGCCCCAAGTTCATTCGCGTAGGCCGCACGCCGCTCTATCGACCTGAAGCCGTCGACGAATGGCTGCTGAGCCAGGAGCACGCGAGCACCTCCGAGGAGGTGCGCTGA
- a CDS encoding serine/threonine-protein kinase translates to MAAPTLSAEHVAAAFDAPTAAYLGSGTFGETWKVECELDGERAEYAVKLLRPEYFRVHLVAREVNGLLEFDDPGIVKLHSVREVEIAGTAHTALLCEYIAGGDVITNLRSHAPSHSEAIAFARSLMAAVAVVHGADRVHRDLKLENIILRDGDWAHPVLIDFGLSKGAGDATQTLYPSLVGSRPFMSPEQLAGERARKQSDLWACGVIIYFVLAMRHPFIDDFRGLSEDDIADLVAGPPRPLPDETPSALADVVLRLLSEEPFARGTAKRAAKDIRKASK, encoded by the coding sequence TTGGCTGCACCTACTCTTTCTGCGGAGCACGTCGCCGCAGCATTCGATGCGCCGACGGCGGCGTACCTAGGATCAGGCACATTCGGCGAGACGTGGAAGGTCGAGTGCGAACTCGACGGCGAGCGTGCTGAATACGCCGTGAAGCTCCTGCGCCCGGAGTACTTCCGGGTACACCTAGTCGCTCGAGAAGTGAACGGGTTGCTCGAATTCGACGACCCGGGAATCGTGAAGCTCCACAGCGTCCGCGAGGTGGAAATCGCCGGCACTGCTCACACAGCACTCCTCTGCGAGTACATCGCCGGCGGAGACGTCATCACCAACCTCCGCAGTCACGCTCCCTCACATAGTGAGGCGATCGCGTTCGCGCGCTCACTTATGGCAGCTGTAGCCGTCGTGCACGGTGCGGACAGAGTTCATCGAGATCTCAAGTTAGAGAACATCATCCTCCGCGACGGCGATTGGGCACATCCGGTGTTGATCGACTTCGGCCTGTCGAAGGGAGCCGGCGACGCCACCCAGACCTTGTACCCGTCGTTGGTCGGGTCGCGCCCGTTCATGTCGCCCGAACAGCTCGCTGGGGAACGGGCTCGCAAACAGTCCGACCTGTGGGCGTGCGGTGTAATCATCTACTTCGTTCTCGCGATGCGTCACCCATTCATCGATGATTTTCGCGGCCTATCGGAGGACGACATCGCGGATCTTGTCGCCGGACCGCCCCGCCCTCTTCCCGATGAAACGCCCTCGGCACTCGCCGATGTAGTTCTTCGACTACTCAGCGAGGAGCCGTTCGCTCGTGGAACCGCGAAGCGAGCAGCAAAAGATATCCGGAAGGCCTCGAAATGA
- a CDS encoding PLDc N-terminal domain-containing protein gives MPSDPVLPSGFEFFGPAILILWAALTITALVSLTRSRSLTGAQHVIWTVAVLVIPVIGASGWLIKSALQRAHRSELPS, from the coding sequence ATGCCCAGCGACCCAGTATTGCCAAGCGGATTCGAGTTCTTCGGACCAGCTATTCTCATCCTCTGGGCGGCGCTGACGATTACCGCCCTCGTTTCGCTCACAAGATCGAGGTCGCTAACGGGAGCGCAGCATGTTATTTGGACCGTGGCGGTACTCGTGATTCCGGTGATTGGGGCTTCTGGCTGGCTCATTAAGTCCGCGCTACAACGCGCGCATCGATCGGAACTGCCCAGCTGA
- a CDS encoding CPBP family intramembrane glutamic endopeptidase has translation MRVRPRLWIGFAIWIGYVVVIFLVTKLMGVPYTRIGATAEETWKGAVVDLAVGAVLLVITTSLLGWWRPALFERKRSHHKWPIFVPIVLAIVALVNIFSTDWSKFDASFVLALVSLGILVGFNEEIMARGLVLTAFRSRLHEGWAWFLSSVLFGAMHLINAALGAPLGGTLVQVAVAFASGTAFYIVRRVTGSLIWAMLLHGLWDVSVFAVGHAPLGVPYASFLAPVVGVLALVVVYWVIKGTDEKSADVGDGITRARLQ, from the coding sequence ATGCGCGTACGCCCTCGTCTCTGGATCGGTTTCGCGATCTGGATCGGCTATGTCGTCGTGATCTTTCTGGTCACCAAGCTGATGGGCGTCCCGTACACGAGGATCGGCGCAACGGCAGAGGAGACCTGGAAGGGGGCGGTGGTCGACCTGGCAGTCGGCGCCGTCCTGCTGGTGATCACCACGTCGCTGCTGGGCTGGTGGCGCCCGGCGCTGTTCGAGCGAAAGCGCTCGCACCACAAATGGCCCATCTTCGTGCCGATCGTCTTGGCCATCGTGGCTCTGGTGAACATCTTCAGCACCGATTGGTCGAAGTTCGACGCATCCTTTGTCCTCGCGCTCGTCTCGCTCGGCATCCTGGTCGGCTTCAACGAGGAGATCATGGCCCGCGGTCTCGTGCTCACCGCATTCCGATCTCGTCTCCACGAAGGATGGGCGTGGTTCCTCTCCAGCGTCCTGTTCGGTGCGATGCATCTCATCAACGCTGCTTTGGGCGCGCCGCTCGGCGGCACGCTCGTGCAGGTCGCGGTCGCGTTCGCCTCCGGAACCGCGTTCTACATCGTGCGGCGGGTGACCGGGTCATTGATCTGGGCGATGCTCTTGCACGGCTTATGGGATGTCTCGGTGTTCGCGGTCGGCCATGCCCCACTCGGCGTGCCCTACGCCAGTTTCCTGGCACCCGTGGTCGGTGTGCTCGCGCTGGTGGTCGTGTACTGGGTGATCAAGGGGACCGACGAGAAGTCGGCGGATGTCGGGGATGGGATCACTCGGGCCCGACTCCAGTGA
- a CDS encoding tyrosine-type recombinase/integrase translates to MGTVKPYSTKTKGRLYEVWYTKPDGTRGHDRGFKLKRDAEAHLATVEVSKLRGAYVDRADARATIAQLGAEWVDRHRAKVTESSFHSVESAWRVHVLPRWGDYPVGAITKRDVQIWLTELGERRSHTTVGRARDLLAGIFDDAIEDNRVTKNPSRGITIKKKPIPDEVFLTHSQVEALASTSIHPTIVRFLAYTGLRWGEATALRVRNVDLARRRVNIREAVAEVNYRQILGGVKTHERRTIAYPDFLDAEVAAACEGKAPDDRLWPAEDGTFLRGGHAYEGWFAGAVRRCMKVDPDFRRVTPHDLRHTAASLAISAGANVKVVQRMLGHKSAKVTLDTYAALFPDDLDNVTDALSRQRAEHL, encoded by the coding sequence GTGGGCACAGTCAAGCCGTACAGCACGAAAACTAAGGGGCGGCTGTACGAGGTTTGGTATACGAAGCCTGACGGCACTCGCGGACATGACCGAGGCTTCAAGTTGAAGCGTGACGCAGAGGCACACCTCGCCACTGTCGAGGTCTCAAAACTTCGAGGTGCGTATGTCGATCGGGCCGACGCTCGAGCAACCATCGCTCAGCTTGGTGCGGAGTGGGTTGACCGCCATAGGGCGAAGGTAACCGAGAGCAGCTTTCACTCGGTGGAGAGTGCATGGCGCGTGCACGTCTTGCCGCGGTGGGGAGACTACCCGGTCGGCGCAATCACCAAACGCGATGTCCAGATTTGGCTGACAGAGCTTGGCGAGCGACGCTCGCACACCACGGTAGGGCGCGCACGTGACTTGCTCGCCGGCATCTTTGACGATGCGATCGAGGACAACCGTGTGACGAAGAACCCGTCGCGGGGCATCACGATCAAGAAGAAGCCCATCCCTGACGAAGTCTTCCTGACTCACTCGCAGGTAGAGGCACTGGCTTCCACGTCGATCCACCCGACGATCGTGCGGTTCCTTGCGTACACCGGGCTGAGGTGGGGTGAGGCGACGGCGCTTCGCGTGCGAAATGTCGATCTTGCTCGGCGGCGAGTGAACATCCGTGAGGCTGTTGCCGAGGTCAATTATCGGCAGATCCTGGGTGGCGTGAAGACGCATGAGCGGCGGACCATCGCCTACCCGGATTTCCTAGATGCGGAAGTCGCCGCCGCCTGCGAAGGCAAGGCCCCGGACGACCGACTATGGCCCGCCGAGGACGGTACCTTCCTGAGAGGTGGGCACGCCTACGAAGGGTGGTTCGCCGGCGCTGTGAGGCGTTGCATGAAGGTCGATCCCGATTTTCGCCGGGTCACACCCCATGACTTGAGACACACGGCTGCCTCGCTCGCGATCAGCGCGGGCGCGAACGTCAAAGTGGTTCAGCGTATGCTCGGCCACAAGTCGGCGAAGGTCACCCTCGACACATATGCGGCCCTCTTCCCGGACGACTTGGACAACGTGACTGATGCTCTGAGTCGCCAGCGCGCCGAGCATCTCTGA
- a CDS encoding plasmid recombination protein, translating into MSYTMTFDVSHKVGLGGGHLQSFFRHIARDVDSEAGFPFAHVNKNIVPERTRFNFTRVNDGAGGFRALQSVDGRPPSHEFDDYLQSRLATVKRTLRKDAKPIRGVILQLDPKWYDDHNPDWRERGMNPEAIGYMNAAMAWACEELGHQNIVGFSLHLDEYSPQLQVLVTPVTEDARLSQKDFFPGPWDLARQHKELREHMDAAGYDVEFGVTERSKEHLSSSEFQAKADRLRDAADDVEDEKATYETLRVSLKNRESNLDRRESGISARELELAATRAEAAQAIDAAHEAERSARSARLAAERERKEAELERDQLRATNERLQQIPPDIERWLDKAKFGGKPAREYFDAAAEKARATRSEVKLLIDGDRGPFRGPRRRQKEEDLDLS; encoded by the coding sequence ATGAGCTACACGATGACGTTCGACGTGTCCCACAAGGTGGGACTCGGAGGAGGACACTTGCAGAGCTTCTTTCGCCACATAGCGCGGGACGTGGATTCAGAAGCAGGATTCCCGTTCGCGCACGTCAACAAGAACATCGTCCCGGAACGTACGCGCTTCAATTTCACAAGAGTGAACGACGGCGCAGGCGGCTTCCGCGCACTCCAGTCGGTCGACGGTCGACCGCCATCCCATGAGTTCGATGACTACCTGCAAAGTCGCCTAGCGACGGTGAAGAGGACCCTCCGTAAGGACGCAAAGCCGATTCGCGGCGTCATTCTGCAGCTCGACCCAAAGTGGTACGACGATCACAACCCTGATTGGCGCGAGCGCGGAATGAACCCTGAAGCCATCGGCTACATGAATGCTGCGATGGCTTGGGCCTGCGAGGAACTGGGGCATCAGAACATCGTCGGCTTCTCCCTGCATCTCGACGAGTACAGCCCTCAGCTCCAGGTTCTGGTGACACCTGTCACCGAGGACGCACGGCTCTCGCAGAAGGATTTCTTCCCAGGGCCGTGGGACTTGGCACGACAGCACAAGGAATTGCGCGAACATATGGATGCCGCCGGCTACGACGTCGAGTTCGGTGTCACGGAACGCTCGAAGGAACACCTCAGCAGTAGCGAGTTCCAGGCAAAAGCCGACCGGCTACGCGATGCCGCCGATGACGTCGAGGACGAAAAGGCGACCTACGAGACCCTTCGCGTCAGTCTCAAGAACAGGGAGTCCAACCTTGACCGACGAGAGTCCGGCATCTCGGCGAGGGAGCTCGAGCTCGCGGCTACGCGCGCGGAGGCAGCTCAGGCGATCGATGCGGCGCACGAAGCAGAGCGAAGCGCGCGGAGCGCGCGGCTTGCTGCGGAGCGAGAGCGAAAGGAGGCGGAGCTCGAGCGCGATCAACTCCGGGCGACGAATGAGCGACTGCAACAGATCCCTCCGGACATCGAGCGTTGGCTCGACAAAGCGAAATTCGGAGGGAAGCCAGCTCGCGAGTACTTCGATGCAGCCGCAGAGAAGGCAAGGGCCACGCGTAGCGAGGTGAAGCTGCTCATCGATGGAGACCGAGGGCCGTTCCGAGGACCACGCCGGCGTCAGAAAGAGGAGGACCTTGACCTCAGTTGA
- a CDS encoding anthrone oxygenase family protein — MIRPVLRFLSDGFTGLFAGFLVGVLVFELSLRRFDGSVYAQTQQVTLIALPVLASALLIPAIITTGALVALQLRVKDLRFWLTLGALVLLLVALVVTLVVNVPINLAEGGWSVSSPPHDWAATRDRWQIGHAVRTVAAVLAFGLLGVVAQLPRPAAASTRR, encoded by the coding sequence ATGATTCGCCCAGTCCTCCGCTTCCTCAGCGACGGGTTCACCGGGCTGTTCGCCGGCTTCCTCGTGGGCGTCCTCGTGTTCGAGCTGTCGCTGCGTCGCTTCGACGGCAGCGTCTACGCCCAGACCCAGCAGGTGACCCTGATCGCACTGCCTGTCCTCGCCTCCGCGCTCCTGATCCCGGCGATCATCACCACCGGCGCCCTCGTCGCGCTGCAGCTCCGTGTCAAGGACCTGCGTTTCTGGCTGACGCTCGGTGCGCTCGTGCTGCTGCTCGTCGCCCTCGTCGTCACCCTTGTCGTCAACGTGCCCATCAACCTCGCGGAGGGCGGCTGGAGTGTCTCATCGCCACCGCACGACTGGGCGGCGACGCGGGACCGCTGGCAAATCGGACACGCCGTCCGCACCGTGGCAGCCGTTCTGGCGTTCGGTCTGCTCGGGGTCGTCGCCCAGCTTCCACGTCCGGCTGCCGCAAGCACCCGGCGATGA